The genomic segment TTGATGAAAGGTATAGGCAGCAGGGAATTAAAATGTACATAATACCGGGTAACGATGACCCAGTTGATGTGATTAACGGCGTTAATAGTAGGCAGTGGAGTAGTATAATTCCATTCGATGAGAATACCGTTAACCTAAACAGTCATGTGCTAGTTGGCTTAGGGTACTCAAACATAACCCCATGGAGAACCCACAGGGAGTTGAGCGAAGAGGAGATGTATGAGAGGTTAAGTAAATTAATGAATAAGCTGGATAAGGGGGAGTACTCAAGGACAATATTGGTAGTTCACGTACCACCATATGGTACAGTAATAGACCAAGCACCAATGCTAACCAGCGACTTTAAGGTTGTTAGGAGGGGTGGGGAGGCTGTTCTAACCCATGTTGGTAGTACGAGCGTTAAGAGGATTATTGAGGAGTATAAACCATTAATGAGCCTGCACGGCCACATCCATGAGTCTGGTGGTGTTGATGCCATTAAGGTTGATGGAGTTAAGATACCTGTCTTCAACGCCGGCAGTGAATACCAGTATGGTGTACTCAGGGGAATTATAATAAGCATTGATGGTAGTAAGGTTAATTACATACCCGTAAGGGGTTAATTTAATCACAGTCATCAACAATGATAATGCCTGGAAGTTAATGGTAGACACATGCATTAAGACTGGGGGAATTAGATTAATCATTGAAAGATTTAGACGTGCGGGGTAGTGTTTATGCGTTAATAATCATTTATCTAAGGATCTGTGAATATTAGTGAATTAGGTGGCGACTTTGATTACTGCATACCTGATCATTGGATCCTGAATCATGTAGTAATCACCATTCTTAATTACAAAGCCCATTTTAATCAAGTTATTTAAGTTCCTAGACAGGGTAGCGTTCGTAGGCCTCCTACCAACCTTAGCTGTTACGTATCTATTCACATCAACCCACCTGGCCCTACCCAGGGTGGCTATGGCCTCCATTATATACTTGTAATACTGACTCCTATTGAATAACTCCTCAACCTCGCGCATAACCATCTTGGCACCCATCTCCTTAACCTCATAAATAGCATCAACACCCCTATCCAGGTAGAGCTTACCGAAGTAAACAAGCCAACCCACTATGCCGTCCAATTCATCCACAGCCTTGACTATGATTGAGTCATCAACGGATACATTCAATTCCTTAAACCCACGCTTGAGGAATTCAATGGACTGATCCCTAGTGAAGGGCTTAAGTTCAATACTTAGGTAGTATCTACCGTAAAGCTCCGAGGATGGGTCATCCATCCCCAGGAAGTCATGAAGGAGCCCAACCTCACTACCTGTTAGCACCAGTGTTATGTTACTAAGGTGATCGTAAGTATATGCTAGTATTGATCTAAGACCAATAGTGGAGTATCTGAGGTACTGGGCTTCATCAAAAACAAGCACAATCCTCCTACCAAGGCTGTTAAGCGCCTCGAGAATACTAGTAATAGTACCCCTAATCTCAGCCATGGAAAGTCTAACACCCACCGTACCCAGTGATAGGTTAATGCTGCTCAAGACCCCCCTAACCCTCTCACTAAGGCTCATTCTACTTAAGGCTATTCTCAACTCCTCGTATAATCTTTCACCTGGTATTTTCTTAGAAACCTCATCAAATAACTTCCTAACATCTATGAATACATAGTCAATGCCCATGGAATTTAGTACGGAAAGTATGAGACTAGACTTACCAACCCTTCTTAAACCTAAAACCAGAACAAGCCTTTCATTAATTCCCATCCTAAACCTTTCAATCTCCATCTCCCTATCAAACAATTCACTAAGCGACGTCTTGGGCTCTGTGCTGAATAACATAGTATCACCCCAGATACTAAGTATCACCCCCGGTACTTAAGCATTTAATGACTGAATTCCCAATGAATCAACAGAGCCACGAATTCAGGCTTCAAACTAGTCATGAAGACGTAAATAGGGAATTAATCTAGTAGGGGGCAGGATGGAATCGTTGCATTTTTAAGTTTACTTAATGGTTATTGTTCTCACTATCATAATTGCGAGCGGTATGTAGAATAATGGAGACGCCACGGCGCTAATAATCACTGGTACTATTGGTGATGCAGGGTTTGCCGCCTCTATTACTGATGCCGTGTATGCTAGGGCTGTAATAATGTACATTATTGGTGTTATCCAAGTACTGGTACTCACAGTCTTGTTTAACCTGTTTTGTAACGCCATTGATAATATGACTATTATGATTACTAGTATGAATAATGTCCTCACAATCATGGAGAGCAGCGTGAAGTAAACTAAGTCACCCACAGCACTTAAGAGTGCTGTGACTAGTATTAGGTAATCATTGATGGTTGGCCTATTCATTAACCTAGGTAATATTAATAAAGTTACTACCACTGTCACTGCATAATTTACGTATACGGTAATAGTCTTTAGGTTCACTATCATGTAGGCTATGGTAGCCCCGGGGCCCTTATAGGGTGATATTAAAAGCGCTACTATGGGTAATGTGGGTAAGTCTACCCAATCCCCCGGATTCAGTAGTAATGCCAGGAATAATGCCGCAATTAAGTACTTACTTATCCTATCCCTTATAGGTATTAGGGTTATTAATGCCATTAGTATGAACATTAGTGAATTCACACCCTCACTCAACACACCCACGGCATTGGCAATTGGATTATTCACATACCAGTAACCCAACTGAACCTGAGGTACTATTAACAGTAATCCGCTTATTGACCCAAAGAGAACCTCCAGATACACCACATTCATCATAGCCTCACTAAGAGTCACCATGATGGATCTACCCCAGGGATTACATGATTTAATAAACACCGATAGCGTGATTAACGGCGCCGTAAGGAGCGCCACCAGTGGGTTTACGAAGAATAAGGCGGTGGTTATTGAGGAGATGAGGGAGGCGTATATAATGCTGCATAGCCTTTCATTGGAAATCACGAATACGTATAATACGGTTACACCCAACTCCAATACTACCACTGATGCTGTTACGATTTGAGGCAGTGGTGTTGAAATCATGATGCTTATCCAAGCACAATGAACTTACCGTACATTCCTGAGGCAGCGTGACCCGGCACGAAGCAAATGTACCAGTACACGCCTGGTGTTGTGGCATTAAACTCAATAACGTAACCACTAATACTACTTGAGGATGCTGGTGTTAAGCCATTAACAAGTATTGATTGAGGCATCTGTGACCCTGGGAATGGTGGTGGATACTGGTCAGGTGTTATGGATGCTGAGTAGGGTGGCCCCTTGGATACTAAGCCAAAGCTATGCGGCAGGACACTAACATCAAGTACAGTTATCTTAACTGTAGCACCCTTGGGAACCACTATGGTTGGGTTAGTTAGGTTGAATACCTGGAATGAGAGGTAGTTGCTTGATGGACCAGCCAGAACCAGTATGTAGACTGTTGTTGAGTTAAACACTATAGTGTTATTAGATGATATAACCTTAACATTAGGCGGCATGTAGGACTCCAGTTGAGTAACTTGACTCGGGCTTAACGTCACAGGCCCCACTGGGGTTGATTGAAAGAATTGAACGTAAGGATTAAGTGAAACAGTGGAGGTTGTTGTGCTCGTTGAGGTAACAGTGGTTGTTGAAGTTGTTAAAGTAGTAGTACTCGTAGTAGTGGTTACTGTGGTTGTTGATGTGCTACTGGATACTGTTACTGCAGTTGACTTATGGGGCATGTAGAGGTAAAGCATGGGTATTAGGCCAACTATCACGGCTACAACAGCCACAAGTATAATGTAAACCACGGTCCTACTTACACCAGGCCTGGGATTAAACATGATTAACCACCTATACCACATTCACAGTGAATTGCGAGACCATGGCCCAATGACCTGGACCACAGTACTCAAGGCACCTAACTATTATAGGTTCAGGAATATTGAACACATACGTGAACACTGACACGTAATCCGGTGACACCTGGTACTGGAAGAGTAGGTTACCGTTCTCATCATAGGCGCCGAAGTCATGATTAACATCAACAGAGGTCATGAGGAACACCACTGGCTTCCCAGCTGGAACAGTTAAATTACTGGTGAACACTAGGCTACCATTGGGGGCTACTGTGTAGAAATGCCAATACCACTGCCCAGCAATCACCACAACAATCATAATCTTACCCTCATTCTGTAGAGGTAATAATTGCTGAATATCGCTCTGCAATGTGCTTGTACAGGCATTCTGATAATTACCCGGGGGTACTGTGGGGCATGCTGTCTTAAGGGCACTCATATTAACCCCTAGACCAGCCAGTGTGTTGCCGGTTACCACCTGTGGTGTGTATTGGAAGGTTATTACATTAGGTATTATTAATGCTACTATTACTAAAACAACCCAAATCTTCTCCAGCCTCTCTATCCTATGCCTATAGGCGGCGTACTCCTCATCACTCATATTCCTCTTAGCATTCCTAGCAACCCACACTATGAAGAATAGTGAAACTAAGAGTGCCGCAATGAATATACCGGCAATGGTATCTGGACCAAGCCCCACATTACCAGCGTATGTGGGTATAGTCATATCACCGATAATCATCACACTGCTTTAAGCCTTTTCCCGGTTTCCATACTGCAAGTAACAGACGTGTACGTGTTTTTAAGTAGACGCCATTAAATCACGACATGTCTATGGGTCAAGAAGTATCCAGCAGTATGGATCCTGAGACTAGGGCAGCTAGAGTATCACTTAAGTACTTATTCACATGGCTCGGTGTATTCCTTGCAGGTGGTTTACTTGGCTTAACCATGAGGAGTCAGCAAGCTAACTTGGTTAACGTTGGTGACTCAGCCTTCTACACTATGATGACTGTGCATGGTCAATTCATGTTCCTAGGCCTAGGCACCTTCGGTGCCTTTGGCCTAACCTGGTATGTGTTAGCTAAGGCGCTTAGGAGGGATCTTCACTACAGGTTCATTAACGTTATTTACTGGCTCCTAGTACTGGGGTTTGCATTAATAGGCATTAGTGGGCTTTACGGGAACTTTGGGGCTGGTTGGTACTTCCTATACCCCCTACCACTCTACTCTGTGCAAGACCAGTGGACTAATTGGAGTGTTGCAGCCTTCTCACTTGGGGAATTATTACTTGGATTAGCATTAATATTCTACTGTATTGAGGTCATAGCAGTCCTAGTTCAATGGGGTGGAGGCGGTGTTAGGTCATGGTCCTCCATTAAGAAGGGATTCATGGCTATGGCCAGGGGTATTGGACTTGATGGATTGGGTGTAGTTAAGGCTAATCCACATAGGCTTGACGCCTCAGTATTCCCATTAATAGCCAACGCCATTGATATGCTGGTTGCCACACCACCATTGGCAGCGCTACTACTGGTCATGTTCATTGGCTCCACCGTTAACCCTAACTTCGGCATTAACGTGGGGCTTGCCGATAACATGTTTTGGTTCTTCGGCCACCCAATAGTATACCAATTACTATTCCCGGCTGTTGCAGCACTGTATCTACTCTTCGAGCTAGGTAGCAATAGGGATTGGCTTGGATACACTGTTACCGGGGCTATTTGGGTACTGGCTACAGTCACGAATCTACTCGTATGGGTTCACCACCTATACCTATACCCATTTGAACCACTCCCAGTGAATTTAATGAGCCAGCTGTCAACAATGGGCATATCCATAGTGTCTGCTGTTTCAGTTTTCGCGTTATTAGCAATGATGTGGAGGAGTGGTATTAAGATGACTCCCCCATACATGTTCAGTCTAATCGCCATGTTCGCCTGGCTTGAGGCTGGTTACTCCGGTGTGGCTCAGGCTATTGTGGCATGGAACCTATACCTACATAATACCCTATGGGTCGTGGCTCACTTCCACACAATGGCGCTTTTAAACATAGCCATGGTGGCCATAGCCCTCATATACTACCTAGTGCCTAAGGCATACCCATGGGTTAACCTGTACGATAAGTGGAGTAAGGTTCACTTCTGGATGACCTTGGTGGGTGGGTTTGGGTTCGTTAACACGTGGTTCGCTGAGGGTGTGTTAGGTGTACCTAGGAGGTACGCCTACCACTACATGCTTACCGTGTACGGGATACCGGTGACAAACCTTGACTTAATCGGGGTAATCTTCGCAATAATACTTGGCATTGCCCAGGGGATCTTTGCCGTTAAACTATTCAATGAACTTGTGATTAAGCGCATTAGAATAATGGCTGAGCAGGAGGCTGAACGCATTGTGGCATCGGGTGGTCAATGATGGGGGATAATGTTAACCAAGGTAGGAGGAATTTCCTAAAAGTCCTAGTAACCCTAGCCGGTGTGGCGATGCTGGCAAGCGCCCTACCACCGGTGGTGGAGCAGATAATACCACCTGAAACCGGCCTCACATCATTCCCAAGACTACTGCTGGTGGATGAGAACGGTAACCCTGTTAAGGCCTCCCAAATACCCGTGAATACTCAAGTCATCCTATCATTTCCCTACCCCCTTAGTAATGAGCCTAATATGCTGCTTAATCTCGGCGACTCCTCTGGTAGGCCTGTGGAGGTTCCTCCCACTACTGTTGTTGTTCCTCAGACTGGTGCATCATATGAATTCCCAGGTGGAGTAGGTCCATATAAGTCAATTGTTGCATATAGTGGAATATGTCAGCACTTGGGTTGCCAAATGCCATTAATGAGCTTCTACCCAAATGCATCAAACTGTCAACCAGCAGCAACATCAGCCGGTAACCTTAAGGGTGTCATCCACTGCCTATGCCACGGATCCACATACGACCCATATAAGGGTGGTGCTGTGGTTACTGGGCCAACAGTAAGGCCTTTACCGGCTGTGGTTCTTGAATGGGATTCAAGCACTGATGAATTATACGCAGTGAAAATGATAGGACCAGTAATATACGGGCACCCAGGCTTCAACACACCCACAAACAACACAATAAACAACCCAATAGGGGACCTACAGGGTGGTAGTGCGGCTGGTTCAGTATCAACCATTGTTTCTAATCTAGGTAAGTTAACCCAGTGTTCAGGGTGATGGGTATGGGTCTTCGTGATGCA from the Caldivirga maquilingensis IC-167 genome contains:
- a CDS encoding sulfocyanin-like copper-binding protein, with product MFNPRPGVSRTVVYIILVAVVAVIVGLIPMLYLYMPHKSTAVTVSSSTSTTTVTTTTSTTTLTTSTTTVTSTSTTTSTVSLNPYVQFFQSTPVGPVTLSPSQVTQLESYMPPNVKVISSNNTIVFNSTTVYILVLAGPSSNYLSFQVFNLTNPTIVVPKGATVKITVLDVSVLPHSFGLVSKGPPYSASITPDQYPPPFPGSQMPQSILVNGLTPASSSSISGYVIEFNATTPGVYWYICFVPGHAASGMYGKFIVLG
- a CDS encoding Rieske 2Fe-2S domain-containing protein — encoded protein: MMGDNVNQGRRNFLKVLVTLAGVAMLASALPPVVEQIIPPETGLTSFPRLLLVDENGNPVKASQIPVNTQVILSFPYPLSNEPNMLLNLGDSSGRPVEVPPTTVVVPQTGASYEFPGGVGPYKSIVAYSGICQHLGCQMPLMSFYPNASNCQPAATSAGNLKGVIHCLCHGSTYDPYKGGAVVTGPTVRPLPAVVLEWDSSTDELYAVKMIGPVIYGHPGFNTPTNNTINNPIGDLQGGSAAGSVSTIVSNLGKLTQCSG
- a CDS encoding metallophosphoesterase family protein, whose amino-acid sequence is MSKLKLLLISDLHGSETAYRKLANAIKYYKVDAVVFAGDLAGKVLVPVIKVGDSYRIPLINEDKLLKPSEAEGKIKELRGSGYHVRIVTEEEYERMRNDKDYLNKVFNETLTNDIVEYLNIIDERYRQQGIKMYIIPGNDDPVDVINGVNSRQWSSIIPFDENTVNLNSHVLVGLGYSNITPWRTHRELSEEEMYERLSKLMNKLDKGEYSRTILVVHVPPYGTVIDQAPMLTSDFKVVRRGGEAVLTHVGSTSVKRIIEEYKPLMSLHGHIHESGGVDAIKVDGVKIPVFNAGSEYQYGVLRGIIISIDGSKVNYIPVRG
- a CDS encoding AAA family ATPase, giving the protein MLFSTEPKTSLSELFDREMEIERFRMGINERLVLVLGLRRVGKSSLILSVLNSMGIDYVFIDVRKLFDEVSKKIPGERLYEELRIALSRMSLSERVRGVLSSINLSLGTVGVRLSMAEIRGTITSILEALNSLGRRIVLVFDEAQYLRYSTIGLRSILAYTYDHLSNITLVLTGSEVGLLHDFLGMDDPSSELYGRYYLSIELKPFTRDQSIEFLKRGFKELNVSVDDSIIVKAVDELDGIVGWLVYFGKLYLDRGVDAIYEVKEMGAKMVMREVEELFNRSQYYKYIMEAIATLGRARWVDVNRYVTAKVGRRPTNATLSRNLNNLIKMGFVIKNGDYYMIQDPMIRYAVIKVAT
- a CDS encoding cytochrome c oxidase subunit II produces the protein MTIPTYAGNVGLGPDTIAGIFIAALLVSLFFIVWVARNAKRNMSDEEYAAYRHRIERLEKIWVVLVIVALIIPNVITFQYTPQVVTGNTLAGLGVNMSALKTACPTVPPGNYQNACTSTLQSDIQQLLPLQNEGKIMIVVVIAGQWYWHFYTVAPNGSLVFTSNLTVPAGKPVVFLMTSVDVNHDFGAYDENGNLLFQYQVSPDYVSVFTYVFNIPEPIIVRCLEYCGPGHWAMVSQFTVNVV
- a CDS encoding cbb3-type cytochrome c oxidase subunit I, whose protein sequence is MSMGQEVSSSMDPETRAARVSLKYLFTWLGVFLAGGLLGLTMRSQQANLVNVGDSAFYTMMTVHGQFMFLGLGTFGAFGLTWYVLAKALRRDLHYRFINVIYWLLVLGFALIGISGLYGNFGAGWYFLYPLPLYSVQDQWTNWSVAAFSLGELLLGLALIFYCIEVIAVLVQWGGGGVRSWSSIKKGFMAMARGIGLDGLGVVKANPHRLDASVFPLIANAIDMLVATPPLAALLLVMFIGSTVNPNFGINVGLADNMFWFFGHPIVYQLLFPAVAALYLLFELGSNRDWLGYTVTGAIWVLATVTNLLVWVHHLYLYPFEPLPVNLMSQLSTMGISIVSAVSVFALLAMMWRSGIKMTPPYMFSLIAMFAWLEAGYSGVAQAIVAWNLYLHNTLWVVAHFHTMALLNIAMVAIALIYYLVPKAYPWVNLYDKWSKVHFWMTLVGGFGFVNTWFAEGVLGVPRRYAYHYMLTVYGIPVTNLDLIGVIFAIILGIAQGIFAVKLFNELVIKRIRIMAEQEAERIVASGGQ